The DNA window CGTCTGAAGGGCCTGTCCTTGGGCGGACAATTCTTCGCTGGTGGACGCCATTTCTTCGGAGGCCGATGCGTTTTGCTGGATGACCAGATCGAGCTGGGCGATGGCCTGGTTGATCTGGGCAGCTCCGGCATTTTGTTCATTACTTGAAGCAGATATTTCCTGGATGAGGGCGGCTGTCTTTTCAATGTCCGGGACCAGGGATTGTAACATTTCTCCCGCTCGGTCAGCCACTCTGACACTTGAAGAGGACAGCTCGCTGATTTCAGCTGCGGCCGAGCCTGACCGTTCTGCCAATTTGCGGACTTCGGCGGCAACCACGGCAAAACCCTTGCCGTGTTCACCGGCTCTGGCGGCCTCAATGGCGGCATTCAGGGCCAGCAGATTTGTTTGCCGAGCGATTTCTTCAATGATGGATATTTTTTCGGCAATGCTCTTCATGGCATTGACTGTTTGGTTGACTGCAACGCCGCTTTCCTTGGCGTCGGCAGCGGCTTTGGTTGCCAATGTGTCTGTTTCCGTGGCGTTGTCCGCATTCTGGCTGATATTGGATGCCATTTCTTCCATGGACGAAGAGACTTCCTCGATGGAGGCCGCCTGTTCAGTCGCACCCTGCGAAAGGGATTCTGATGAGGCGGACATCTCTTCACTGCCGGTGGCGACGTTGTCCGTGGCCATGTCCACGTCAGCAACCACGGAGCGCAGCTTCAGGACCATGTTATTCATGGCCTTGGCCAACATGCCGACTTCGTCTTTCTGATCGATGTCGAGTGTCTTGGTGAAATCACCATTGGACATGTCCTTGGCAAAAGTGACGCCCATGGCCAGGGGTTTCGTAATGGCCCGAGTGAGGAAGAACGCGGCCAGGATGCCTAACAGAAGTGCGATAGCTGCCGTGATCGCACTGGTGAGGTTTGCCGTATTTATTTCATTGACCATTTTCATTTTTTGATCAGCCCGTGCGACACGGCAAATTTCATCGGCTTCCCGGGCAGTGGCGATCATCGTCTTTTCGGCCTCTCTCTGTTGTTTGGCGTATGTCGCGAATTTGTTCTGTTCGTTTTGGTAGGTTTCCAACGCCGCCACGGCGGTTTCAATTTGGGCGATGTTGGTCCGGTTTCGGAAACGCGTTTTCAGAGCGGCAGTCTTTTCGAATAGTTGGGACAGTATCTCGTTGCTTTTTTGCAGAAAGGATTCGTCCTTCGTTGACATGAATTCGATTTCGTTCATGCGTGCAGTGAGAAACAATTGGATCAATGTATCGGCGTCATCCGCTTTTGTCAGCTTGTCTGTGAGGGCACTGTTGTCGGATGATTCTGAAGCGATCAGCTGCGCAAGTTGGCTTTGTTGTTCCTCGCGGAGTTCCGTGGTCTTGGAGATCGCTTCCTGTGCTGCTCTTTGCATTTTTTTTAAGGCCTGTTTGTTTTGCCCTTCAAGTTGCACATAGGAGGCGAAAGCCTGGCCGTATTCCTTGGCAGCCTCGGTGACATCCTTCATTTGGTCCCTGTTGATCTGATGGGAGAATTTCAGGCTGGTCGTTTGTGTTTGAGCTTGAAGTTGCTGGAGGATTGCGGCGTGATTTTCGATGGCTTCGGTCGAGTGGCGGAGCATGACATTTTTTTCCTGAATGCGACTTTCAAGAATGAATCGAACAAGTCTGTTTACGTCATCCGCTTTGTCAACGCGGTCCTCCACATCTCGCATCCCATTGATCCCAATGAGTGCGACAAAAGCTGTCAGGAGCAAGACAAGTCCGAATCCCAGACTGAGCTTGATTCCGAGTTTTAAGTTATTGAGCATAAAGCCTCCTAATGAATGTTTCAGTTGATACAAGGAAGCGGGCATGGCACAAGTGTGCTCTTCTTTGTAGATAGACCTTTCGATATCGGTAAATTATTTTTTATATTGTAAATTGTATACTCTTGTGGGATGATTTGTTCTCCGTTTCCAGGCCGAGGAAAAATCAAAATCGTCAGGGATGACGTTTTGACCTTGTCGCGGGGGGATGTTGTAGATTTTGATGGCTTGAAGGGGAGTCGGTATACTTTTGCCGATTGAATGCCCGAATACGGGAAAAGTCTGTCCCTTGCGCCGAAGAGGTGAATCGGCGAGTACCATCGTCGGAAATGTGATCTTTCATTAAACATACCATTAAATTAGGTATGAAATCAAAAAGAGAAAGACCCGTTTGTGAAAACGGGCCTTTCTTTATTCGGGCGTCTGTGTTGATTTCGGCTTGCTGATAATCTTGTGAACCCATCGAGAGTCCGAAACTCGGTCGGAAACAATGTATCCACACTCTCGTAGGTAGCGCATTTTCGCTCCGCCATCACCGATGGAATACACGCGTTGCCCGACCGTATGTTGTTTCAAAAAGGTCAAGGCTGCTTTTTTGTAGTTTCTTGAGAACAGGTTAAACATCATTTCTCCTTTGGAGTTGAGGAGCATCCCTTTATCACCAACTTTTTGATTGGTCTATTGCTCACAGGGGGGTGTGGTGGTGATTTCTTGAGAAGCTCAACGATATCAAACGGCTCATTCTTGACTTTCTTTAATGATGGGCCTAGACCGTCGTCAGGGGATGAGGTCCCCTCGAACCGCTTGAAGCGATGAAGACTTCT is part of the Pseudodesulfovibrio sp. JC047 genome and encodes:
- a CDS encoding methyl-accepting chemotaxis protein; this translates as MLNNLKLGIKLSLGFGLVLLLTAFVALIGINGMRDVEDRVDKADDVNRLVRFILESRIQEKNVMLRHSTEAIENHAAILQQLQAQTQTTSLKFSHQINRDQMKDVTEAAKEYGQAFASYVQLEGQNKQALKKMQRAAQEAISKTTELREEQQSQLAQLIASESSDNSALTDKLTKADDADTLIQLFLTARMNEIEFMSTKDESFLQKSNEILSQLFEKTAALKTRFRNRTNIAQIETAVAALETYQNEQNKFATYAKQQREAEKTMIATAREADEICRVARADQKMKMVNEINTANLTSAITAAIALLLGILAAFFLTRAITKPLAMGVTFAKDMSNGDFTKTLDIDQKDEVGMLAKAMNNMVLKLRSVVADVDMATDNVATGSEEMSASSESLSQGATEQAASIEEVSSSMEEMASNISQNADNATETDTLATKAAADAKESGVAVNQTVNAMKSIAEKISIIEEIARQTNLLALNAAIEAARAGEHGKGFAVVAAEVRKLAERSGSAAAEISELSSSSVRVADRAGEMLQSLVPDIEKTAALIQEISASSNEQNAGAAQINQAIAQLDLVIQQNASASEEMASTSEELSAQGQALQTTMAFFKVAEESQYGAPRTVATVSSKKTALPSKSKTGGQKSPSNQLGSNDDYERF